In Streptomyces rapamycinicus NRRL 5491, the genomic stretch TGGCGCGCAGCCAGTCGATCAGCGCCTGACACGGCCGCGGCGCCTGGGCCAGTTCCCGCGACCGCTCCAGCAGGGCACATATCTCGCCCTGGAAGACCGCGCCCATCAGCGCGGTGCGGTTCGGGAAGTGGCGGTAGAGCGTGCCGATGCCGACGCCCGCGCGGCGTGCGATGTCCTCCAGCGAGGCGTCGGTACCGTGCTGGGTGAAGGCCGTGCGCGCCTCGGCCAGCAGCCGCTCGTAGTTGCGGCGCGCGTCGGCGCGCATGGGGCGCGGTGGCGTCTGCGCCGTGGCTGTCTCCATCGCCATCGCGGTCCTCCCTGCCGTGCCTGCCCGTGGGTCAAGCATGCCATTTCGTGACCGCAGGCACGCCCTGGCCAGGCAACGCGGGTGCCGGAGGCGGCATCAAACAGGGCGACGGCACCGTGCGTTGCGGTGCGCCGGAGTGGAAGAACAATGGGACTGACCAGTCGATCACTCGAGTATGTGATGATCGCCCTCGCCGTGGCGTGCGCGGGGCTGACGCTCTGGCTGTGGCCGCGCTTCGCGGGCCGGGGCGTACGGGCCTGGGCGGGCCGGCTGGCCGCCCTCGCCGTGACCCAGTGCGCGATCGTGGCCGCCCTGGCCCTCGCGGTGAACAGCGCCTTCCAGTTCTACGGGTCCTGGGACGAACTGCTGGGCGAGGACGATGCGGCACCGGCGGCCCTGTCCCGTGTGCAGGGCGGCGCCGCGGGGCCGGTCGGGGCGTCGGGCGGTCTGGTGCGGCCCGCCCCGCCGCAGGGGCTGAACACGGTGCACGGACTGCCGAGCGGGCCGCCCGCCGAGGCGGGCAAGGTGGAGTCGGTGCGGATCCTGGGCCGCCGCAGCCAGGTGGCCAACCCGGCGTATGTCTATCTGCCGCCGCAGTACTTCCAGCGCCAGTACGCCCGGCAGCGCTTCCCCGTGATCGTGGCGATCAGCGGCTACCCCGGCGGATCCTTCCTGCTGGCCCAGCATCTGCGGCTGCCCCAGACCGCGGGCGGGCTGATCCGCACCGGGTCGCTGCAACCGGCCGTCATCGTGATGGTGCGGCCCACCATCGCCCCGCCCCGCGACACCGAGTGCGTGGACGTCCCCGGCGGCCCCCAGGCCGAGACGTACTTCGCCCGGGACCTGCCGGAGGCGCTGCGGGCGAGCTACCGGATCGGCCATGACCCCAGCGCCTGGGGCGTACTGGGCTACTCGTCGGGCGGCACCTGCGCCCTTCAGCTGACCCTGCGTCATCCCCGTGTCTACGGCGCGGCCGCGGCCCTGTCGCCCGACTACCGCGTGGTCAACGACCCCACGACCGGCGACCTCTTCGGCCGGGGCCCGGCGGGCGAGCGCAGGAAGCGGGAGCACGATGTGCTGTGGCGGCTGCGCCATCTGCCTCAGCCGCAGGTGTCGGTGCTGGTGGCCTCCAGCCGCCGGGGCGAGCCCGACTACGGCGCCACCCGCGACTTCCTGGCCGCGGTCCGGCCGCCGATGAGCGCGCAGTCGATCATCCTGGACCGGGGCAGCCACAACTTCCGCACCTGGCGCCGCGAACTGCCCACCGCCCTGCGGTGGATGAACGGTCAGCTGACCTTCCCGCAGGACGTGGTGCACGGCCGCTGAGCGGGCCGTACGCGACGACGGCGGGCCCCAGCCGGATGATTCCGGCCGGGGCCCGCCGTCATGGGGCATGTGGTGGGGCGGTCAGCCCTCGATCTCCGCGTCCGTCCTCGACCTTCGCGTCAGCCCTCGATCTCCCCGTCAGTCCTCGTTCTCCGCGTCAGCCCTCGTTCTCCGCGTCAGTCCTTGATCTCGCAGATGACCGCGCCCGAGGTGAGGGACGCGCCGACCTCGGCGGCCAGACCCTTGACCGTGCCCGCGCGGTGGGCGTTGATGGGCTGTTCCATCTTCATGGCCTCCAGGACCACGACGAGGTCGCCCTCGGCCACGGTGTCGCCCTCGCCCACGGCGACCTTGACGATGGTGCCCTGCATCGGGGAGGCCAGGGCGTCGCCGGAGGCGGCGGAGCCGGACTTCTTGACCGCCTTGCGCTTCGGCTTCTTCGAGCCGCCCGCGGGGGCGGTGGCCACGCCCAGGGAAGCGGGCAGCGAGACCTCCAGCCGCTTGCCGCCGACCTCGACCACGACCGTCTCGCGGCCGGTGGGTTCCTCGGTCTCGTCGGCCCCGGTGGGGGTGAACGGGGCGATGGTGTTGTTGAACTCGGTCTCGATCCAGCGGGTGTGGATGGTGAACGGCTCGTTGGTGAACGCCGGGTCCTTCACTACCGCCTGGTGGAACGGGATCGCGGTGGCCATGCCCTCGACCTGGAACTCGGCCAGGGCGCGGGCCGCGCGCTGGAGGGCCTGCTTCCGGGTGGCGCCGGTGACGATCAGCTTGGCCAGCAGCGAGTCCCACGCGGGGCCGATGACGCTGCCGGACTCCACGCCCGCGTCCAGCCGGACACCGGGGCCGGTCGGCGGGACGAAGGAGGTCACGGTTCCCGGGGCGGGCAGGAAGTTGCGGCCCGGGTCCTCGCCGTTGATGCGGAACTCGAACGAGTGCCCCCGCATCGGCGGGTCGTCGTAGCCGATGGCCTCGCCGTCGGCGATGCGGAACATCTCGCGGACCAGGTCGATGCCGGTGACCTCCTCGGTGACCGGGTGTTCCACCTGGAGCCGGGTGTTGACCTCGAGGAAGGAGATGGTGCCGTCGTTGCCGACGAGGAACTCGACGGTGCCCGCGCCGACGTATCCGGCCTCCTTGAGGATGGCTTTGGAGGCGGTGTAGAGCTGGGTGTTCTGGTCCTCGGTGAGGAAGGGGGCGGGGGCCTCTTCGACGAGTTTCTGGTGGCGGCGCTGGAGGGAGCAGTCGCGGGTGGAGACCACGACGACGTTGCCGTGGGTGTCGGCCAGGCACTGGGTCTCGACGTGGCGGGGCTTGTCCAGGTAGCGCTCGACGAAGCATTCGCCGCGGCCGAAGGCGGCCACGGCTTCGCGGACGGCGGAGTCGTAGAGCTCGGGGACCTCTTCCATCGTGCGGGCGACTTTCAGGCCGCGGCCGCCGCCGCCGAAGGCGGCTTTGATGGCGATGGGCAGGCCGTGCTGTTCGGCGAAGGCCACGACCTCCTCGGCCCCGGAGACGGGGTCGGGGGTGCCGGCGACGAGGGGGGCGCCGGCGCGCTGGGCGATGTGGCGGGCGGCGACCTTGTCGCCCAGGTCGCGGATGGCGTGTGGCGGGGGGCCGATCCAGGTCAGGCCGGCGTCGAGGACGGCCTGGGCGAACTCGGCGTTCTCGGAGAGGAATCCGTAGCCGGGGTGGACGGCGTCGGCGCCGGATTCGGCGGCCGCGGCCAGGACCTTGGCCTGGTCGAGATAGCTGGCCGCCGGGGTGTCACCGCCCAGCGCATAGGCCTCATCGGCCGCGCGCACATGACATGCGTCCCGGTCCGGATCGGCGTAGACGGCTACGCTCGCGATCCCGGCATCCCGGCAGGCACGGGCAACACGGACAGCGATCTCGCCACGGTTGGCGATGAGCACCTTGCGCACGATGGCTCCCTCCTTGAAACAAGCCGAGTTTAGGTACAGGCGACACCTCGCGCCGAGCAGACCCCGGGCGTGAGCTTGACCACACGGAGCGTGAACCTCGCGTTGGACGAACGTCCGGATCCCCCGTCGCTCCACGGTACGCCCGGTTTTCGGGGCGGTGGCGCGGTCCGCGATGTGGGCAAGGTCTCTGGTACGCCGTGCTGCGGCGCTTCATGTTTCTTTGTGGAGACCCTACGAATGCCGGGCGGAAACTTTGCCACGGCGTTCAGCTCGTCCGCACCTCTTGTGGCGACGCTTACCCGTTAGTAGCGTGCTTCGGCACTGACAGAGTGGAGGGGATCGCGGTGGCGCGCAGACCAGTGGCCGCGGTGGCGGCAGTGACGCTGATGGTCGAGGCGGTCGGCATAGCGCTGCTGAACTGGATCCTCGGCCTGGTCGTGGACCGTCAGCAGATGTCCTTGGGCGGCATGGACACCGACGCGATGTCGATCGGGACCTGGGTCGCGGGCGGCCTCTTCGGCCTCTATCTGCTGGTGTGCGGGGCGGTGCTGCTGCGCACCGCCGTGCGCGACCGCGCCCCCGGCCGTCTGGCCCGCATCCTGCTCATCACCTGCGCGGTGGTGCACGGGCTGTTGGGCGCGTT encodes the following:
- a CDS encoding TetR/AcrR family transcriptional regulator yields the protein MAMETATAQTPPRPMRADARRNYERLLAEARTAFTQHGTDASLEDIARRAGVGIGTLYRHFPNRTALMGAVFQGEICALLERSRELAQAPRPCQALIDWLRAIVDHASTYRGLSQALMACSGDETSELSRGCGLPLREAGSELLARAQQSGAVRSDVVIADLMQLTNAIALAVEQSPDDPELADRLLALAFTGLKAR
- a CDS encoding acetyl/propionyl/methylcrotonyl-CoA carboxylase subunit alpha — protein: MRKVLIANRGEIAVRVARACRDAGIASVAVYADPDRDACHVRAADEAYALGGDTPAASYLDQAKVLAAAAESGADAVHPGYGFLSENAEFAQAVLDAGLTWIGPPPHAIRDLGDKVAARHIAQRAGAPLVAGTPDPVSGAEEVVAFAEQHGLPIAIKAAFGGGGRGLKVARTMEEVPELYDSAVREAVAAFGRGECFVERYLDKPRHVETQCLADTHGNVVVVSTRDCSLQRRHQKLVEEAPAPFLTEDQNTQLYTASKAILKEAGYVGAGTVEFLVGNDGTISFLEVNTRLQVEHPVTEEVTGIDLVREMFRIADGEAIGYDDPPMRGHSFEFRINGEDPGRNFLPAPGTVTSFVPPTGPGVRLDAGVESGSVIGPAWDSLLAKLIVTGATRKQALQRAARALAEFQVEGMATAIPFHQAVVKDPAFTNEPFTIHTRWIETEFNNTIAPFTPTGADETEEPTGRETVVVEVGGKRLEVSLPASLGVATAPAGGSKKPKRKAVKKSGSAASGDALASPMQGTIVKVAVGEGDTVAEGDLVVVLEAMKMEQPINAHRAGTVKGLAAEVGASLTSGAVICEIKD
- a CDS encoding alpha/beta hydrolase; this translates as MGLTSRSLEYVMIALAVACAGLTLWLWPRFAGRGVRAWAGRLAALAVTQCAIVAALALAVNSAFQFYGSWDELLGEDDAAPAALSRVQGGAAGPVGASGGLVRPAPPQGLNTVHGLPSGPPAEAGKVESVRILGRRSQVANPAYVYLPPQYFQRQYARQRFPVIVAISGYPGGSFLLAQHLRLPQTAGGLIRTGSLQPAVIVMVRPTIAPPRDTECVDVPGGPQAETYFARDLPEALRASYRIGHDPSAWGVLGYSSGGTCALQLTLRHPRVYGAAAALSPDYRVVNDPTTGDLFGRGPAGERRKREHDVLWRLRHLPQPQVSVLVASSRRGEPDYGATRDFLAAVRPPMSAQSIILDRGSHNFRTWRRELPTALRWMNGQLTFPQDVVHGR